The genomic window AAAACTTGAATTACAATATGAAgggtaaatataaatgaaggGCGCTGTTACAAGctgatattaaagtttaaatgttcTAGATAATTCCCCTGAgctaagagaaaaaaaaaacaccattattataaataaaaagcaaatacaaaaatatatgatattgtaaaatatgaacGCAAAAATGAACCTTATTAGTCGAGTCCTATTTATTGTTGGAACGCGGTTATTTAAATGATCGCCTTCACGGCTGTCGTCCACACAAGAAGCTCAGACATGTGACATAATAGGCGCAATGCAGCAGGCGCGTTAAATCGCTTACGTGAACTTCATATTCTTTGCTACAAAATCATGTAGTAACGTAACACAATTTACGCCTCGAATTAGTGTATTATTCAGTGttctttcaattattatttgtattttgatttgataattatgtcttttttttagTAGCTACATATTTTATTGGACGGAAATTCTCAGCAAACAGAAGAGTTGCTATTTTACAAACACCTAATtgctatttacatatattttaaataggaactaagtgtttttattactcaattaaataaatattaaatggtcTAGTAACAAAAATGTTCTTTGAAAATTCCCGAAATTTAGGTAAGTAAAAGTTGTCACAACAATAGTTTAAAGTAATATAGGACAGGGGGTGATGTGGGACCGATTCGGGTCGTGCTGAGCACGTGACGGGTCGACGGGCCGTGGATGTGACGTCACGGGTGCGCTGCGGGCTATCGATCACCCCCTTCCATTCACGTCGCGATCGAAGAGGCTGCATCACGCCGTGTCACTGACATAAGCCATTCACTTCAGTCTGTTCGGAGTTGCCGTCTGCGGTATGCCTTTGGGCGCtcttcacaaaatattttgttcaacgTGGATTGCGAGTTCTttaagatagttttttttttgtttttgttgaatCGATGCTTTACTATGATGTCTTTTacagtgttttattttacattattttgagTTTTATCGTTGCGATGGttagttactatttaataatatgatttttgaattgtgaaagagttattatttttatttaacgttgtTGATTGTCCTCCATTTATCACaactaatatgatttaaaatctgAAAACttatctgaaaataataatcacattcTATGAATACATGatgttcattataaaattacagcAATAAGTTGATAAATATTAACTGTAACCACATTTCAGATCTCAAATGATATGATGACTAATAAATGCAGTTCCCAATGCTCTCTAAATctcaataatataatctgtccgtggaaataaaaatatggtaacTTACTCGTTGGTCAGACGTCTGTCTCCAGGGCTTCAGCGCCCGAAGCAGCGTGCAAGTGGTTGACGCGCACATTGCACGTCGTGCGTCTGCGCAGCTCGCCGCGCCGATTGTCTGGCGCGTTCGCGTTTGACCGGTTCGCCTGTCGCGTTTGTTGCTTCTGCACCTCTTGCTGCTTTAGCTAGTTTAAGTGGATTACTTTGTCACAGTTTATTCATGTTGGCTCAAAAAGTAACATGTTTATAGTTATGGTTATtctttcattataatgattccccctaaattataatatatttacataagtattcaagaaaaataaattgttgtacaAACTTAAGTCACTTACTTGTGGagtattttgtaatacattCGCAATGCTTTGATATACCTGAAGTGTATAGTGCTTCGCGCTATTTATGATGGTCGTGGTTGAATGGCGTGAGTCACTGAAAACGTACTTGATTCAAGCGCAGTAAATCCTGGTGTTCTAACGCGGCGATGTCGTCCACGTTCCCTGCAGCTTCCATAGCTGCTTGCTGCTCTAGAAGAAGACGTTCCTCCTCACGAAGCCGACGCATGTTGCTCTCTAGATTAGCAGGATCTGCCGCTAAGGCCGAGTCCTCTAATTCCATCATGTCGGACGATGAATCATCGCTCACTGATGATTTCTTAATGGGTCCTGAAACTGTTTACGACATTTGTTATTATCTTTgtacaaaaaattacaatttattacccGTCTCAAATGTTGTTACGATGGGACCTTATGAGAAGAACACCGTATAACGTATGATACCTTTAGATGTCGTTGCGAACGCAATCGAGTTTATATTTGCATTATATTAATCTATGGTGCTTTTGATGAAAATCAGTGCTCGGATAATGCTGATGAGTACTTTTGGAAAAAGAAATTGAGTGACGTATGCTGTGAAAAGAATTAATTGGTTGAGTTTAATGTCCATCTTGTAATTAAGAGTaccttattatatttctttatttaatagacACTGTTAGTAATCTATTGGTTGGTATGTGTAGGTATCTACataaaatagattttgtttAATTCTTCCGATTGTTTTTCTGACGCTGTACATAGTCAATTACATGTAACACAGTTTTAAGGTCCTATCCAAAACAGCATTTGGTACAGATAATATAAGCTATAAAACTGTAGCAATATCCAAGCTCATACGCTGTTATTATATGCGGTAGCGTTTACTTTTTAATGGAGTTTTAgagtaaaatatcataaagcCAGATGGtaacaatgaaataaagaaGTTTTACAAATGCAATTAAGGCACTACTTTTGTTGTCTTGTGAAACAATGAAgagttgatttgtttttataaagatagCCTCTGTTTACTACACCCTTTTGACTTTTATTACGAGGATGGAAATGTTTACACTTAAAAAGAGGAGAATAAAAGAACTAAAAGACTTTTTCGCTTTCtgattaattagttattttataattacgttctggaatgtatattctataattaaaattaaaaaaaaaaaaaaagagtcgcCATGCTAGATATTGATATTGAAGGATATTATCGATACACCGTGTAGACGATATTAATCCTCCTTTGAATtagaattatgatttaaatcacaaaataaaaaacagaacgATTTATTAATgtctataaaatgaattaatgcGCGAAAAACATGAAACACGAGCGgcgagatatatatttaatgaaaggaAAATGAAGAGTGCAGACTGCTTTCACTATCGTTTTCCCGATATTCACTACGTTATGTTTTCTAAACAGAGACACGTGACATGTTTACAAACATTTACTTTAAATCTGAACTGACCGACTATACTGCAAATAAAtgcaaaacatacaaaattaaaccAATGTGGAATTATGAGTCCTGCGGCTTCAATTAAATGTATGATTATCCAATCACTTTATCGCTTAAGTATATGTTAAAAATCAATTCGAAATAtagatgtaatattatattcataaattttgataaaatcttcTAACCTACACTACTATAgcattatacttataaaaactctaatCAATTAGCCTAAAAAAGAGCGTCTAAATAACATTTCACATAAAGCCTACGTTCGATTTTTgtgaatgttgtttatttataccttACCAGtcagtttcattttaattaaacatattgatAAAGAAATGTAATAAgcaaaagcaaaaaaatatcattaaacacataaaagcgataaaatgcaaaatttaattacagataaaaaaaaacaagcaaacataataaaaaaaaaacttacttctGACAGCGAAAAGCTGAATAAGGtgcttacaattaaatataaaataagatttttttagttaaaagctAGATAGTTTAAGTAATCATTAATTTGACTATTTTCTTTCgaatttactttgaaattaaattgtaatatttattaatgtgaaGAAGATTTTCTAAATACTTTAATGTAGGAAAAAAATGTCTGTGTACATAAATCAGTCCATATAGGATTTTTATCGTATTGAGTCGTTATTTTTAGTGCATTTGTAAGCACCAATAAACCCGCACTTTATGTGAACAAAGTGCCCGTTACCTACacgatgaaaaataaaataagaattgaatTTGCTACGAGGAAAACTTCGCTACGTCTTATCTATTCTTTGAGAAGGAGCTTAAGATAGTGCGGGCGAAAGAAATAAAACGACGGCTTACTTCCCAGCGGGCATGGAAATGTTTGAAGAACAGTTTAAGCCGCTTTAAAACTAGTATGCCGTGCTACCGTCTTTTAAATATCCGTTCAACAAATAACTataaagaattaataagttacttAATAGTTGACTAATTGTTTCACGgcctttaaagttatttaaactatttaactgTTTCGAAGTGCTAAACAAAAAAAGGCAAGCATTTCAGAATGCGATCAAAATTCTattatcttcaaataaaataacatcgcAAACAtaattaagaacaaaataaacaacaacttTTGATGTGGCATCTTCATATAACTTATGCTAATATTTACATGAACACTGCACTTCTGGCCTTATCATAATATCACAAAGATCGTCTCTATCGATAAAATCTAATCCGCACTAAACAAACAAACGCACAACACTATATAGTCAATGATCACCGCAGAACTCGTCTCTCTCATCGTCCTTCCCACCTGAAAGTATTCaaaatgaacttaaaaaaaaacaaataaaaggaaaaagCGAAACGTGCACATTGTATCGTGGCGGCTTTTGCATGCggaaatgaaattaaagataAGGGAATGACTATgggaaataaacaaaaaattgtttCGTGTTTGATAATCGCACGTTCGTTTACAATTTAATCGACATTTGTTAAAACACCTTCACACAAGTCGTTTTCATTGATCAACTGCGTAATTGACAGTGATTTTAATCGAAcacactttaaatataattgaagtaataacagataaaacagataaaaaatttaccgttttagatataagtttttattgatgctatttcaatatatttttcaataaaatgtttttcttgtGCAGGAACTATTGGTTAACAATAATCGATCGATATAAGTGGCTGTTAGATAGATTTCTATACAAAGAATTAGAGTAAATGCAACATTACAATGTGAtctctaatatttaataaaaacttactcAAGTAAGGTTCGCCCATAGTCCCGGGCAGGTAAGGGCAGCTTGTGACGTGGTTGAAGTTCTGGGACTGCATCTCTTCTTGGTCGGTCTCACGGTGATAGAAGTAATTAAAGTTAGATACGATGACAGGCACCGGCAGAGCGATCGTGAGGACACCAGCAATCGCACAAAGCGATCCCACGATCTTACCCCACACTCCAACAGGCCTATCGGAAAGAAAACGTTGTATATCTCATAGTTGGATTGAGTCATTGGTGATACAGAGCTCAAAAAATATAAGCCCAATGATTATGAACATGCTTCATACACCCTGCACGgggaataatataatagatgcactaaaaataaaaaaataaataaaaataaaaacaaaaatttctggttaaagtttatttaatattttttgcaaaattggatatattttataattttaaatacaatttcatacgTCACCATTCACACACGCCAGCAAATTTATACCTGCCATTTGCATTAATCGCACAGCAAAATTTTAACGCTAGCACTATGTCCAAAATAACCAAAACTCCAGTCTTAAACGTattaacagattataaattcgCTTGCAAAAATAGATTATAGAggctattaatacatttaacgCACCGAGTCTTGAGCTTTTTTGGACATCAAAAATCAAAAGGAatctcatataaattataaaggtaaaacgaaaatgatattataattaatgcatTAAATTATCTAAAGGAAAACTATTTAccataaacgaaaataataaacattgcaGCATACATGCAATACGCCACTTTACGTCTAACGTATAAAGTATACAGGTACATCCTAAATCGAAAATGGTGTGAAAACTAAACATTGATAGGCGACGGAAAGAATAAGCAGTAAAATGGTTGATCGACAATTTTACATAGTAGCAAATGTGTAAAATTTACCAGAACAATATGGATTCtggatattaaaatgattaacatGAATATGTGGTAATCAGGACAGATTCAGCACTGGGTGAAGAATAgcaaaataatgtaaatgtgGCTATGTGAAGAACAGCTGTTGAGAAATGAAATCAACATAAGTGCAAGTCCTTTATAATCACCATTTTCGATAAGCTATATTAGatccttaatatttataacaatcacAACAACAACACATCGGACAGGAACATTGTACAAAGATACTTCAGCGAAAGCATTACGTAGGAGCACATTTAACAGTAGGACGTGGACATCGAGACACCAACAGGACCACTTCAACTTGATATCAAAGCAACGAGCCTCCACAGTTTAAATTCatcttttacatttattttatcagagtTGAAGTGCATCTCTATACGTAAAAGcgtttttttcatttgataacGATTTGGAAAGGGCGATTGTCACACCGACGACGGTTGTTGTGGTAAAAAGAAATAtcgttgttaaaaatattttttgtgtggaAAATTTTACAACTATGCTTCCATGTAAAATTGTGAGAGTCCAGTGGAATATTTgatagtatgtaaataaataaatgtctacgACGAACTGTCTGAACGTGCATTGTCTGTTTAAGTAaatagtatagataaaaatgttCGGTTATGTTCTAGGCGAGCCGTCGATAAAATCAAACTTAAAGCGTAAGTTACATGATGTGGCGAAATAAATCACAACCGTGTTAAAATGCCGATGTAAAGTTGTACGATAAAATGAAATGACGAGAAGGCATAGATGATATTTAGGGTGAAGTCGCTGTATCATACGTCATATCGCCGTATCCTACGGTCGTCATTGTCACGACCGCCCACCAAAACGCATCaggtatggatttgaagaagCTGTTCTCACTTCCGGCTTCCGCGAAGTACACCGCAGATGAAAACAGCACCACACCTTTAAGCACATACGAACGCGCATACAGTGGGATTACAGTGCGAGGGAGTGACTGCAGGTGGGCACCGGGCGGGTCGCGAGACGGTGGTTACCTCATGTCTCCGTAGCCAACAGTAGTCATTGTTATGACGGCCCACCAAAATGCATCAGGGATGGAGGAAAAGTTTGAATCGGGACAATCTTTATCAGCAAAGAAAACTGCACTTGAGAACACGACCACCCCTGTGAACACAAAATATTTGGTGCACGAACGCCCGCAGCCAACCCGCAGCGCCCAGTTCCATGGCCTCGATGATTGTGCGTAAGTAACATCAAATGCCACTATGACGCAATCCACAGTTCCTTATTTTATTCCTATATGAAGCTGTTATTTTTAAGCCACATAAAACTTTCATCGAATAGAGGTTTTTCAGACATATTTCCTTAACCTATCCTGGAGTTTTGATTATGCtacttttattgattattttggaataaatttgttatatgtgtataatacttttgaataaaaagtattattttgatgtgaacatacaatttataaagaaactCGCGGAAGTCTTCTAAAAGAAAAATCGATTGATTTATAAAACGGTACTTACCGATAAagaggaaaaatattaaaagcccAAGTTCTCTCATAGATGCTTTAAGAGTTCGTCCAAGAATTTGTAAGCCCTTGGAGTGTCGCGATAACTTGAAGATTCGGAAGACTCGCACGAGGCGAATTACCCGAAGTATAGCGAGACTCATGGCTTGATTGGTGGATTTGTCTTGAGGCGAAACCGGAGCTCTTGGTAGGTTCAAGGTATCTTCTTCTTCGGCGACGACGGTGGCCAAGGTAATGAAGTAGGGGATAATAGCTATTATGTCTATTATGTTCATCACGTCTCTAAAGAAGTTGAACTTATTAGGACAGGCAAGAAACCGTACTATCAATTCGAAGGTGAACCAGATTATACAGAGTGTTTCTATTAAGAAGAAGGGGTCGGTGATATCGGGCACTTCGTCTTCTTCGATTTTGGTTCCGTTGGTGGTGGTGTTGAAAACTTTGTAGTGTTTAAATTCTGGCAGAGTTTCGAGACAGAAGATCACGATGGACAGAAGGATGACGAATACTGAGATGATAGCAACGACACGGGCAGCCTGGGAGCTTTCCGGGTATTCAAACAGCAGCCAGATTTTGCGCTGGCGTTCGTTTGACGGCAGGGGTTTCTCCTCCTCCTTTATGAAACCTTCATCCtcactgtaaaaaataacacTCTGTCATATCTGTAAATCTGCATAAGcagttgttacattttataaatagcagCAATATAAATGTTCGCATCGAAGCACGCTGGAATACATTTACAATGTAAAGTAATCACAAAATCGAACTGAAATCgtaatttgttgttataattcATTCAGTCGTTACATTATTACGGCgtactaaatatttttgcatatgaagtaaattataagtaattataagtgAATATATTATCAGGAAACGTTTgcagaatttaaattttatatcataataaatattactgtaaagcgatatatgttgtttttaatatatatagaaattcaattcaaaaattacaatttttgaatgtCATGTACTatcttgattttttaataaatctacatttatttttgaaggtaatattcaagtttttaaaagtatgtataaatgttcaaatattttgtgaaattattaataaaagatcgTTTTAGGTAACAAATCAACCATGTCTTATGTAATGTTTGAAATTGAGTGTCAGGCTATAATAATAACCGGAATTTGTTGGTGGCCTGCTCCCCCAGTTCGTAGAACTTGATCTCTTCTGAGAAGACGTCCAGAGGGACGTTTACGGGCCGACGTAGTCGACCCCCGCTTTGGTAATAATAGAGGATGGCGTCAAAGGACGGCCTGTTTCTGTCGAAGAAATATTCGTTCCTGCAACAACAACACATTTTAAATAAGGTTCTTATGTAATTGgaaattttctatataaactatatactgCATTgtacttcaaaatataataagaaaaagagattaatcaaaat from Vanessa tameamea isolate UH-Manoa-2023 chromosome Z, ilVanTame1 primary haplotype, whole genome shotgun sequence includes these protein-coding regions:
- the LOC113401481 gene encoding potassium voltage-gated channel protein Shaker isoform X1 — encoded protein: MGAPQTPKQIEEDDCVPRVAVVEEIRQQPDRKLERRRAQGGPRRRGLENELEGERRRPRRKPRKRSLPKLCSQEEEQGRPPQGGVVTFEPIHHDHDFCERVVINVSGLKFETQLRTLNQFPETLLGDPARRIRYFDPLRNEYFFDRNRPSFDAILYYYQSGGRLRRPVNVPLDVFSEEIKFYELGEQATNKFREDEGFIKEEEKPLPSNERQRKIWLLFEYPESSQAARVVAIISVFVILLSIVIFCLETLPEFKHYKVFNTTTNGTKIEEDEVPDITDPFFLIETLCIIWFTFELIVRFLACPNKFNFFRDVMNIIDIIAIIPYFITLATVVAEEEDTLNLPRAPVSPQDKSTNQAMSLAILRVIRLVRVFRIFKLSRHSKGLQILGRTLKASMRELGLLIFFLFIGVVLFSSAVYFAEAGSENSFFKSIPDAFWWAVVTMTTVGYGDMTPVGVWGKIVGSLCAIAGVLTIALPVPVIVSNFNYFYHRETDQEEMQSQNFNHVTSCPYLPGTMGEPYLISGPIKKSSVSDDSSSDMMELEDSALAADPANLESNMRRLREEERLLLEQQAAMEAAGNVDDIAALEHQDLLRLNQLKQQEVQKQQTRQANRSNANAPDNRRGELRRRTTCNVRVNHLHAASGAEALETDV
- the LOC113401481 gene encoding potassium voltage-gated channel protein Shaker isoform X7 — its product is MGAPQTPKQIEEDDCVPRVAVVEEIRQQPDRKLERRRAQGGPRRRGLENELEGERRRPRRKPRKRSLPKLCSQEEEQGRPPQGGVVTFEPIHHDHDFCERVVINVSGLKFETQLRTLNQFPETLLGDPARRIRYFDPLRNEYFFDRNRPSFDAILYYYQSGGRLRRPVNVPLDVFSEEIKFYELGEQATNKFREDEGFIKEEEKPLPSNERQRKIWLLFEYPESSQAARVVAIISVFVILLSIVIFCLETLPEFKHYKVFNTTTNGTKIEEDEVPDITDPFFLIETLCIIWFTFELIVRFLACPNKFNFFRDVMNIIDIIAIIPYFITLATVVAEEEDTLNLPRAPVSPQDKSTNQAMSLAILRVIRLVRVFRIFKLSRHSKGLQILGRTLKASMRELGLLIFFLFIGVVVFSSAVFFADKDCPDSNFSSIPDAFWWAVITMTTVGYGDMRPVGVWGKIVGSLCAIAGVLTIALPVPVIVSNFNYFYHRETDQEEMQSQNFNHVTSCPYLPGTMGEPYLSGKDDERDEFCGDH
- the LOC113401481 gene encoding potassium voltage-gated channel protein Shaker isoform X6; translated protein: MGAPQTPKQIEEDDCVPRVAVVEEIRQQPDRKLERRRAQGGPRRRGLENELEGERRRPRRKPRKRSLPKLCSQEEEQGRPPQGGVVTFEPIHHDHDFCERVVINVSGLKFETQLRTLNQFPETLLGDPARRIRYFDPLRNEYFFDRNRPSFDAILYYYQSGGRLRRPVNVPLDVFSEEIKFYELGEQATNKFREDEGFIKEEEKPLPSNERQRKIWLLFEYPESSQAARVVAIISVFVILLSIVIFCLETLPEFKHYKVFNTTTNGTKIEEDEVPDITDPFFLIETLCIIWFTFELIVRFLACPNKFNFFRDVMNIIDIIAIIPYFITLATVVAEEEDTLNLPRAPVSPQDKSTNQAMSLAILRVIRLVRVFRIFKLSRHSKGLQILGRTLKASMRELGLLIFFLFIGVVLFSSAVYFAEAGSENSFFKSIPDAFWWAVVTMTTVGYGDMTPVGVWGKIVGSLCAIAGVLTIALPVPVIVSNFNYFYHRETDQEEMQSQNFNHVTSCPYLPGTMGEPYLSGKDDERDEFCGDH
- the LOC113401481 gene encoding potassium voltage-gated channel protein Shaker isoform X8, with the protein product MGAPQTPKQIEEDDCVPRVAVVEEIRQQPDRKLERRRAQGGPRRRGLENELEGERRRPRRKPRKRSLPKLCSQEEEQGRPPQGGVVTFEPIHHDHDFCERVVINVSGLKFETQLRTLNQFPETLLGDPARRIRYFDPLRNEYFFDRNRPSFDAILYYYQSGGRLRRPVNVPLDVFSEEIKFYELGEQATNKFREDEGFIKEEEKPLPSNERQRKIWLLFEYPESSQAARVVAIISVFVILLSIVIFCLETLPEFKHYKVFNTTTNGTKIEEDEVPDITDPFFLIETLCIIWFTFELIVRFLACPNKFNFFRDVMNIIDIIAIIPYFITLATVVAEEEDTLNLPRAPVSPQDKSTNQAMSLAILRVIRLVRVFRIFKLSRHSKGLQILGRTLKASMRELGLLIFFLFIGLLECGVRSWDRFVRLLVSSRSLCRCLSSYLTLITSITVRPTKKRCSPRTSTTSQAALTCPGLWANLT
- the LOC113401481 gene encoding potassium voltage-gated channel protein Shaker isoform X2; translated protein: MGAPQTPKQIEEDDCVPRVAVVEEIRQQPDRKLERRRAQGGPRRRGLENELEGERRRPRRKPRKRSLPKLCSQEEEQGRPPQGGVVTFEPIHHDHDFCERVVINVSGLKFETQLRTLNQFPETLLGDPARRIRYFDPLRNEYFFDRNRPSFDAILYYYQSGGRLRRPVNVPLDVFSEEIKFYELGEQATNKFREDEGFIKEEEKPLPSNERQRKIWLLFEYPESSQAARVVAIISVFVILLSIVIFCLETLPEFKHYKVFNTTTNGTKIEEDEVPDITDPFFLIETLCIIWFTFELIVRFLACPNKFNFFRDVMNIIDIIAIIPYFITLATVVAEEEDTLNLPRAPVSPQDKSTNQAMSLAILRVIRLVRVFRIFKLSRHSKGLQILGRTLKASMRELGLLIFFLFIGVVVFSSAVFFADKDCPDSNFSSIPDAFWWAVITMTTVGYGDMRPVGVWGKIVGSLCAIAGVLTIALPVPVIVSNFNYFYHRETDQEEMQSQNFNHVTSCPYLPGTMGEPYLISGPIKKSSVSDDSSSDMMELEDSALAADPANLESNMRRLREEERLLLEQQAAMEAAGNVDDIAALEHQDLLRLNQLKQQEVQKQQTRQANRSNANAPDNRRGELRRRTTCNVRVNHLHAASGAEALETDV
- the LOC113401481 gene encoding potassium voltage-gated channel protein Shaker isoform X3 — its product is MAAVAGLYGLGDEQRGRHRRGQANAERSESRDDNTEASLPKLCSQEEEQGRPPQGGVVTFEPIHHDHDFCERVVINVSGLKFETQLRTLNQFPETLLGDPARRIRYFDPLRNEYFFDRNRPSFDAILYYYQSGGRLRRPVNVPLDVFSEEIKFYELGEQATNKFREDEGFIKEEEKPLPSNERQRKIWLLFEYPESSQAARVVAIISVFVILLSIVIFCLETLPEFKHYKVFNTTTNGTKIEEDEVPDITDPFFLIETLCIIWFTFELIVRFLACPNKFNFFRDVMNIIDIIAIIPYFITLATVVAEEEDTLNLPRAPVSPQDKSTNQAMSLAILRVIRLVRVFRIFKLSRHSKGLQILGRTLKASMRELGLLIFFLFIGVVLFSSAVYFAEAGSENSFFKSIPDAFWWAVVTMTTVGYGDMTPVGVWGKIVGSLCAIAGVLTIALPVPVIVSNFNYFYHRETDQEEMQSQNFNHVTSCPYLPGTMGEPYLISGPIKKSSVSDDSSSDMMELEDSALAADPANLESNMRRLREEERLLLEQQAAMEAAGNVDDIAALEHQDLLRLNQLKQQEVQKQQTRQANRSNANAPDNRRGELRRRTTCNVRVNHLHAASGAEALETDV
- the LOC113401481 gene encoding potassium voltage-gated channel protein Shaker isoform X5, which produces MILSLPKLCSQEEEQGRPPQGGVVTFEPIHHDHDFCERVVINVSGLKFETQLRTLNQFPETLLGDPARRIRYFDPLRNEYFFDRNRPSFDAILYYYQSGGRLRRPVNVPLDVFSEEIKFYELGEQATNKFREDEGFIKEEEKPLPSNERQRKIWLLFEYPESSQAARVVAIISVFVILLSIVIFCLETLPEFKHYKVFNTTTNGTKIEEDEVPDITDPFFLIETLCIIWFTFELIVRFLACPNKFNFFRDVMNIIDIIAIIPYFITLATVVAEEEDTLNLPRAPVSPQDKSTNQAMSLAILRVIRLVRVFRIFKLSRHSKGLQILGRTLKASMRELGLLIFFLFIGVVLFSSAVYFAEAGSENSFFKSIPDAFWWAVVTMTTVGYGDMTPVGVWGKIVGSLCAIAGVLTIALPVPVIVSNFNYFYHRETDQEEMQSQNFNHVTSCPYLPGTMGEPYLISGPIKKSSVSDDSSSDMMELEDSALAADPANLESNMRRLREEERLLLEQQAAMEAAGNVDDIAALEHQDLLRLNQLKQQEVQKQQTRQANRSNANAPDNRRGELRRRTTCNVRVNHLHAASGAEALETDV
- the LOC113401481 gene encoding potassium voltage-gated channel protein Shaker isoform X4; translated protein: MQMILVAGGSLPKLCSQEEEQGRPPQGGVVTFEPIHHDHDFCERVVINVSGLKFETQLRTLNQFPETLLGDPARRIRYFDPLRNEYFFDRNRPSFDAILYYYQSGGRLRRPVNVPLDVFSEEIKFYELGEQATNKFREDEGFIKEEEKPLPSNERQRKIWLLFEYPESSQAARVVAIISVFVILLSIVIFCLETLPEFKHYKVFNTTTNGTKIEEDEVPDITDPFFLIETLCIIWFTFELIVRFLACPNKFNFFRDVMNIIDIIAIIPYFITLATVVAEEEDTLNLPRAPVSPQDKSTNQAMSLAILRVIRLVRVFRIFKLSRHSKGLQILGRTLKASMRELGLLIFFLFIGVVLFSSAVYFAEAGSENSFFKSIPDAFWWAVVTMTTVGYGDMTPVGVWGKIVGSLCAIAGVLTIALPVPVIVSNFNYFYHRETDQEEMQSQNFNHVTSCPYLPGTMGEPYLISGPIKKSSVSDDSSSDMMELEDSALAADPANLESNMRRLREEERLLLEQQAAMEAAGNVDDIAALEHQDLLRLNQLKQQEVQKQQTRQANRSNANAPDNRRGELRRRTTCNVRVNHLHAASGAEALETDV